A region from the Variovorax paradoxus genome encodes:
- the ruvX gene encoding Holliday junction resolvase RuvX: MPGAPVPPAAPVAVPSHFQSFLAFDFGLKRTGVASGNRLLGAATPQATIKAEGDARFAQVEARIKEWQPDALVVGVPWHPDGAPHENTRRAQKFARQLRGRFNLQVFEVDERYSTTEALASGARDADAASACIILEQFLRSLP; this comes from the coding sequence ATGCCAGGCGCTCCCGTTCCCCCTGCTGCTCCCGTTGCCGTTCCTTCCCACTTCCAGAGCTTCCTGGCCTTCGACTTCGGCCTGAAGCGCACCGGCGTCGCCAGCGGCAACCGCCTGCTCGGCGCCGCCACCCCGCAGGCCACCATCAAGGCCGAGGGCGATGCCCGCTTCGCGCAGGTCGAGGCCCGCATCAAGGAATGGCAGCCCGATGCGCTGGTGGTGGGCGTACCCTGGCACCCCGACGGCGCCCCGCACGAGAACACCCGCCGCGCGCAGAAGTTCGCGCGGCAATTGCGTGGCCGTTTCAATCTCCAGGTGTTCGAGGTCGACGAGCGCTACAGCACCACCGAGGCGCTGGCCTCCGGTGCGCGAGATGCCGATGCCGCTTCCGCCTGCATCATCCTGGAGCAATTCCTAAGGAGTCTTCCGTGA
- a CDS encoding helix-turn-helix transcriptional regulator has translation MLRASARAQEFFGTGRSLRLRGQRLWHPDAQVQQALAAGLRLAAQSRERVCLPIRGGPVGRQELELARAAPQLSLGEEVLVLARIRLGRSQAAPSIDSLCSAFGITPAEARVLAALIAGQSPKQHAGAQGVSVHTVRSQLGSLMAKMGCTRQVDLVRKALLAP, from the coding sequence GTGCTGCGCGCATCGGCCAGGGCGCAGGAATTCTTCGGCACGGGCCGCTCGCTGCGCCTGCGCGGCCAGCGGCTCTGGCATCCGGATGCGCAGGTGCAGCAGGCGCTGGCAGCCGGCCTGCGTCTGGCGGCGCAATCGCGCGAGCGGGTGTGCCTGCCCATTCGCGGTGGACCGGTGGGACGGCAAGAACTGGAGCTGGCACGCGCCGCGCCGCAGCTGAGCCTGGGCGAGGAGGTGCTGGTGCTGGCACGCATCCGCCTCGGGCGTTCGCAGGCGGCGCCCTCGATCGACAGCCTCTGCAGCGCCTTCGGCATCACCCCTGCCGAGGCGCGCGTGCTGGCCGCGCTCATCGCGGGCCAGTCGCCCAAGCAGCATGCCGGCGCGCAGGGCGTGTCGGTGCACACGGTGCGCAGCCAGCTCGGCTCGCTGATGGCCAAGATGGGCTGCACGCGGCAGGTCGACCTGGTGCGCAAGGCGCTGCTCGCGCCGTAG
- a CDS encoding cryptochrome/photolyase family protein, whose amino-acid sequence MPPILLAVDKTYPKGLMWFRRDLRVDDNAALYHALRACRQVVCVFVFDRAILDPLPRVDRRVEFIRESLAELDEELRALSGGLIVRHAAAIEEIPALAQALDVQAVFANRDDEPDSLARDAQVLGALANAGVSFHTCKDSTVFERDEVLTKTGQPYTVFTPYKRAWLAKVDAFFLKPYPVRSHADALAPPPEAYRAPVPSLEDIGFGRSNLSELDIPTGSQGAAALFEDFFQRIDRYDVARNFPAVRGPSYLGVHLRFGTVSIRQLAGIAHQLFLQGDAGAASWLGELIWREFHFQILAHFPHVHSGGESKSFRPEYDKIQWHHGKHADQLFEAWCQGRTGYPLVDAAMLQINQSGYMHNRLRMVVASFLCKDLGLDWRRGERYFALHLNDFELASNNGNWQWASSSGCDAQPWFRIFNPVTQSERFDPEGKFIRRYLPQLAGLSNAAIHAPWMASPVELEAAGIKLGETYPRPVVDHAEAREQTLRRYAAVRSADQPALSGASARSPRRRRSAP is encoded by the coding sequence ATGCCGCCGATTTTACTGGCCGTCGACAAGACCTATCCCAAAGGGCTCATGTGGTTTCGCCGCGACCTGCGCGTGGACGACAACGCGGCCCTCTATCACGCGCTTCGGGCCTGCCGGCAGGTGGTGTGCGTTTTCGTGTTCGACCGGGCGATCCTGGACCCGCTGCCCCGGGTCGACCGGCGCGTGGAGTTCATCCGCGAATCGCTGGCGGAGCTCGACGAAGAACTGCGGGCGCTGAGCGGCGGGCTCATCGTGCGGCACGCCGCCGCCATCGAGGAGATCCCCGCGCTTGCGCAGGCGCTGGATGTGCAGGCCGTTTTCGCCAACCGCGACGACGAGCCCGATTCGCTGGCGCGCGACGCCCAGGTGCTGGGTGCGCTGGCCAACGCGGGCGTGAGCTTCCATACCTGCAAGGACTCCACTGTCTTCGAGCGCGACGAGGTGCTCACAAAAACAGGCCAGCCTTACACGGTGTTCACACCCTACAAGCGGGCCTGGCTCGCCAAGGTCGACGCCTTCTTTCTGAAGCCCTACCCGGTTCGCAGCCATGCCGACGCGCTGGCGCCGCCACCCGAGGCTTATAGGGCGCCGGTGCCTTCGCTCGAGGACATCGGCTTTGGCAGGAGCAATCTCTCCGAGCTCGACATTCCCACCGGCAGCCAGGGCGCCGCCGCGCTGTTCGAGGATTTTTTCCAGCGCATCGACCGCTACGACGTGGCGCGCAATTTTCCGGCGGTGCGGGGCCCGAGCTACCTGGGCGTGCACCTGCGCTTCGGCACGGTGTCGATCCGGCAGCTGGCGGGAATCGCGCACCAGCTCTTCCTGCAGGGCGATGCGGGCGCGGCCAGCTGGCTTGGCGAGCTGATCTGGCGCGAGTTCCATTTCCAGATCCTCGCGCACTTTCCGCACGTGCATTCGGGCGGCGAATCGAAGAGCTTCCGCCCCGAGTACGACAAGATCCAATGGCACCACGGCAAGCATGCCGACCAGCTGTTCGAGGCCTGGTGCCAGGGCCGCACGGGCTACCCGCTGGTGGACGCCGCCATGCTGCAGATCAACCAGAGCGGCTACATGCACAACCGCCTTCGCATGGTGGTGGCCAGCTTCCTCTGCAAGGACCTGGGGCTGGACTGGCGGCGCGGCGAGCGCTACTTTGCGCTGCACCTGAACGACTTCGAGCTGGCTTCGAACAACGGCAACTGGCAATGGGCCAGCTCCAGTGGCTGCGACGCGCAGCCCTGGTTCCGCATCTTCAACCCGGTGACGCAGAGCGAGCGCTTCGACCCGGAAGGCAAGTTCATCCGGCGCTACCTGCCGCAGCTCGCAGGGCTGTCGAATGCCGCGATCCACGCGCCCTGGATGGCCTCGCCGGTGGAACTGGAGGCCGCCGGCATCAAGCTCGGCGAGACCTACCCCAGGCCGGTGGTCGACCATGCCGAGGCGCGCGAGCAGACGCTGCGGCGCTACGCGGCGGTGCGCAGCGCGGACCAGCCTGCGCTCAGCGGCGCGTCAGCACGATCTCCGCGCCGGCGTCGGAGCGCCCCTTGA
- the pyrR gene encoding bifunctional pyr operon transcriptional regulator/uracil phosphoribosyltransferase PyrR, with amino-acid sequence MSSIPDAEVLYTKLLAGVKTLMRPDTKLVGITSGGAWLVERLQKDLGLPGAPGIISSAMHRDDFARRGLSASAQTALPFDVNGTDVLLLDDVLYTGRTIRAVLNELFDFGRPACVRLAVLVDRGGRELPVAADFAAAKLTLPDTQLLALARADDGAFSLKVEENK; translated from the coding sequence GTGAGTTCAATACCCGATGCCGAAGTGCTCTACACGAAGCTGCTGGCTGGCGTGAAGACGCTGATGCGCCCCGACACCAAGCTGGTGGGCATCACCTCCGGCGGCGCCTGGCTGGTCGAGCGGCTGCAGAAGGACCTGGGCCTGCCTGGCGCGCCCGGCATCATTTCGTCGGCCATGCACCGCGACGACTTCGCGCGCCGCGGCCTCTCGGCCAGCGCGCAGACCGCGCTGCCCTTCGACGTGAACGGCACCGATGTGCTGCTGCTCGACGACGTGCTCTACACCGGCCGCACCATCCGCGCAGTGCTCAACGAGCTGTTCGACTTCGGCCGCCCAGCCTGCGTGCGGCTCGCGGTGCTGGTGGACCGCGGCGGACGCGAGCTGCCGGTGGCGGCCGATTTCGCGGCCGCAAAGCTCACGCTGCCGGATACGCAGCTGCTCGCATTGGCCCGTGCAGACGACGGTGCCTTCAGCCTCAAGGTGGAGGAAAACAAGTAA
- a CDS encoding YqgE/AlgH family protein, producing the protein MAADSAPMNLTHHFLIAMPGMEDKTFNRSVVYLCEHSERGALGLVINKPSDINLKVLFEKIELHLSRPELGDAPVFQGGPVQTERGFVLHEPVFTHAEKPEESVYASTMTIPGGLEMTTSKDVLEALATGAGPRKVLVSLGYSAWGEGQLESELAENSWLTVSADPAVIFDTPVEQRYDRALLLLGLEAWKLSPEAGHA; encoded by the coding sequence ATGGCTGCCGATTCTGCCCCGATGAACCTCACGCATCACTTTCTGATCGCGATGCCGGGGATGGAAGATAAAACTTTCAACCGCAGCGTCGTCTACCTCTGCGAACACAGCGAGCGCGGCGCGCTCGGGCTGGTGATCAACAAGCCCAGCGACATCAACCTGAAGGTGCTGTTCGAGAAGATCGAACTCCACCTGTCGCGTCCCGAACTCGGCGACGCACCCGTTTTCCAGGGCGGGCCGGTGCAGACCGAGCGCGGCTTCGTGCTGCACGAGCCGGTGTTCACCCATGCCGAGAAGCCCGAGGAATCGGTCTACGCCTCGACCATGACCATTCCCGGCGGCCTCGAAATGACCACCTCCAAGGACGTGCTCGAAGCGCTGGCCACCGGCGCCGGGCCGCGCAAGGTGCTGGTTTCTCTCGGCTATTCGGCCTGGGGCGAGGGGCAACTCGAATCGGAGCTGGCCGAGAACAGCTGGCTCACCGTGAGCGCTGACCCGGCCGTGATCTTCGATACGCCGGTCGAGCAGCGCTACGACAGGGCGCTGCTGCTGCTGGGCCTGGAAGCCTGGAAACTGTCGCCGGAAGCGGGACACGCGTGA
- a CDS encoding hybrid sensor histidine kinase/response regulator, translating to MSTQTPATAPLAGNVPATEDLGPLAWVLGEIQKSLDSVGKSLRRFVRDVGNASELETGPLQVARQQLHQSVGALQMVGNNAPALVLGAIEFAVQGFIAEPQRCTDSAVSKIERAGFAVTDFLNALLAGKAVSSVALFPQYRDVLELVGNERVHPADLWSIAWRWVEVRPALTQAAVSYDPAVRSRLDREVLQLVKTGDPQAAQRLQALCLGLGRGALLPRVASFWTLAAGFFEALALSLIPADSYVKRAASRVLLQYATLARGDSAVSDRLGQDLLFFCAQAAPGAQDEAATLRTVRAAWAVAGERQVDYTVEQFGRYDPLVLAQARKRIETAKEMWSALSGGDITRTRQVADTFAQLGESLQKLHPPILPMVEALTHAVDASVRSGQAPDTELAMEVATSVLYLEAALEDLDPSDPQLTSRTLQLAGRIERVRAGGHSEPLEPWMEDLYRRVSDRQTMGTVVDELRSHLSELEKSLDQYFRRPAEKGLLRTVPSQLLQMRGVFSVLGLDQAASTVQRMRDDVEQMLVGNASPVEEMHSFDALGNNLGALGFLIDMLGYQPALAKRLFVFDADAGELKPLMGRQAADGAAADAAAPGAAPAAAEAVLSIEEVDAQIASKLAALATPNRKAKVSPIEEFSRKADSWTHKIAGPAALPDTEVTELEEDDLQNIFLDEAREVVQNGLAAIDELGSHPGDTEELTILRRAFHTLKGSSRMVGLTDFGDAAWSFEQVLNTWLADQRAATPDLLTGTGKALEEFSQWVEAIASGARHGWQSAHFSRVANALLAGEPVPTAVAWVADADALAVAARHIAAEPPPAAPAPMPELPALPELPDLSFAPAAPVAAAPAAELELPSQLPAEAAKPEADDDFASTDFLDFESRPTPAAEPLETLADSADFDFLAPAKAQPPVQSIARFTAEPAGESTPEIATPESPTLDGLPDLDWTTEVVPASADEPVTLAEEPAPVPAEEPAAVPAEEPVAAPALLLEAEESAADEAPPAAVEPAPAPLAAEETTEAAAASGAEDQVKVIGPLRIGIALYNVYLNEADEWSRQLATEVGEWALESHERLSDSAIALAHSLAGSSATVGFHSLSGMARLLEAALQHLQMQGSGSREQGVVLVAAADELRRLLHQFAVGFLREPSEGTLQALRDIAAAPMPAEAAARIETRPLQHLVAQGSVADVALDDSEDAIDMVDAVDVDLFPIFEEEAAELLPQLGEALRQWAHHPDDSAPRASVLRTLHTLKGSARLAGAMRLGERAHRMESEIEVLGTQGGADRVEIEKLLTRLDALQATFDALRAADDATQAEVAQLVATASVTSPGVQLVQVPAESGVSANDETLAAGEEDASPAAEAAAAPSLLPRPAPALLVPLRAVSSQAVRIRTQLLDRLVAQTGEVIITRSRLEAELGQLRGSLSDLTGNLDRLRQQLRDIEVQAESQMQSRLAQAKDSQQSFDPLEFDRFTRVQELTRMMAESVNDVATVQRTLQKTVQATEDDLSVQARQTRELQRGLLRTRMVEFEGISDRLYRVVRQASKDTGKQVRLDIIGGSIEMDRGVLDRMTPAFEHLLRNCVAHGIEDPAAREKAGKDANGLIVIDLHHEGNDVSVSFRDDGAGLDHGRIAERARTLGLLAPGQELTPEEATELIFKPGFSTAGQVSELAGRGIGMDVVRAQIAALGGRIETHSAAGQGTTFKLVLPLTTAVTHVVMLRAGEVSIGVPSNLVELVQRVSSTELEAAYLHNSHPFGSEQVPFYWAGALLQASARSEHATSRNNTVVIVRSAAQRVALHVDEVLGNQEVVVKNLGPQLARLPGLAGISVLASGAVALIYNPVAVAAVHGDQARERQAAALVAPAHVAGADQGAPREPLPMLAPVAPQVPLVLVVDDSITVRRVTQRLLQREGYRVSLAADGLQALERLQQERPAVVLSDIEMPRMDGFDLARNIRADDSMAGLPIIMITSRIAEKHRDYARTLGVNHYLGKPYSEEELLRLVRSYTSEPAALAAA from the coding sequence GTGTCGACTCAAACCCCTGCCACGGCCCCCCTCGCTGGCAACGTGCCGGCCACCGAAGACCTTGGGCCGCTGGCCTGGGTTCTGGGAGAAATCCAGAAATCCCTCGACAGCGTCGGCAAGTCGCTGCGGCGCTTCGTGCGCGACGTGGGCAATGCATCGGAACTCGAAACCGGGCCGCTGCAAGTGGCCCGCCAGCAGTTGCACCAATCGGTCGGTGCGCTGCAGATGGTGGGCAACAACGCGCCCGCGCTGGTGCTCGGCGCCATCGAATTCGCGGTGCAGGGCTTCATTGCCGAGCCGCAGCGCTGCACCGACAGCGCCGTCTCGAAGATCGAGCGCGCCGGCTTTGCCGTCACCGATTTCCTCAACGCGCTCCTGGCCGGCAAGGCCGTGTCGTCGGTCGCGCTGTTCCCGCAATACCGCGACGTGCTCGAACTGGTCGGCAACGAGCGCGTTCATCCGGCGGATCTGTGGAGCATTGCCTGGCGCTGGGTCGAAGTGCGCCCCGCGCTGACGCAGGCCGCCGTGTCCTATGACCCGGCCGTGCGTTCGCGGCTCGACCGCGAGGTGCTGCAACTGGTCAAGACCGGCGATCCGCAGGCCGCCCAGCGGCTGCAGGCGCTGTGCCTGGGGCTCGGGCGCGGTGCGCTGCTGCCCCGCGTCGCCAGCTTCTGGACCCTGGCCGCGGGCTTCTTCGAGGCCCTGGCGCTGTCGCTGATTCCCGCCGATTCCTACGTGAAGCGCGCCGCTTCGCGCGTGCTGCTGCAGTACGCCACCTTGGCGCGCGGCGACAGCGCGGTGTCCGACCGCCTGGGCCAGGACCTGCTGTTCTTCTGCGCCCAGGCCGCGCCCGGCGCGCAGGACGAAGCCGCCACCCTGCGCACCGTGCGCGCCGCCTGGGCCGTGGCCGGCGAGCGGCAGGTCGACTACACGGTCGAGCAGTTCGGCCGCTACGACCCGCTGGTGCTGGCGCAGGCGCGCAAGCGCATCGAAACCGCCAAGGAAATGTGGTCGGCCCTTTCGGGCGGCGACATCACCCGCACGCGCCAGGTGGCCGACACCTTCGCGCAGCTGGGCGAGTCGCTGCAGAAGCTGCATCCGCCCATCCTGCCGATGGTGGAGGCGCTCACGCATGCGGTCGATGCTTCCGTGCGCTCCGGCCAGGCGCCCGATACCGAGCTGGCGATGGAAGTCGCCACCTCGGTGCTCTACCTGGAAGCCGCGCTCGAAGACCTGGACCCGAGCGATCCGCAGCTCACCTCCCGCACCCTGCAGCTGGCCGGCCGCATCGAGCGCGTGCGCGCGGGCGGGCATTCGGAGCCGCTCGAGCCCTGGATGGAGGACCTGTACCGCCGCGTGAGCGATCGCCAGACCATGGGCACCGTGGTCGACGAGCTGCGCAGCCACCTGAGCGAGCTCGAGAAATCGCTCGACCAGTATTTCCGCCGGCCCGCCGAGAAGGGCCTGCTGCGCACCGTGCCGAGCCAGCTGCTGCAGATGCGCGGCGTGTTCTCCGTGCTGGGGCTCGACCAGGCCGCCAGCACCGTGCAGCGCATGCGCGACGACGTCGAACAGATGCTGGTGGGCAACGCATCGCCGGTCGAGGAGATGCACAGCTTCGACGCGCTCGGCAACAACCTGGGCGCGCTCGGCTTCCTGATCGACATGCTGGGCTACCAGCCGGCGCTGGCCAAGCGCCTGTTCGTGTTCGATGCCGATGCCGGCGAACTCAAGCCGCTGATGGGCCGCCAGGCCGCCGATGGCGCCGCTGCGGATGCCGCGGCCCCGGGCGCCGCGCCCGCAGCCGCCGAAGCAGTGCTCAGCATCGAGGAGGTCGACGCCCAGATCGCCTCCAAGCTCGCCGCGCTCGCCACGCCCAACCGCAAGGCGAAGGTCTCGCCCATCGAGGAATTCAGCCGCAAGGCCGACAGCTGGACCCACAAGATCGCCGGTCCCGCGGCCCTGCCCGATACCGAGGTGACCGAGCTCGAAGAAGACGACCTGCAGAACATCTTCCTGGACGAAGCCCGCGAAGTGGTGCAGAACGGCCTGGCCGCCATCGACGAACTCGGCAGCCACCCCGGCGACACCGAGGAACTCACCATCCTGCGGCGCGCGTTCCACACCCTCAAGGGCAGCTCGCGCATGGTCGGCCTGACCGACTTCGGCGACGCCGCCTGGTCCTTCGAGCAGGTGCTCAACACCTGGCTGGCCGACCAGCGCGCCGCCACGCCCGACCTGCTCACCGGCACCGGCAAGGCGCTCGAGGAGTTCAGCCAGTGGGTCGAGGCCATTGCCTCCGGCGCCCGGCACGGCTGGCAGTCGGCGCATTTCAGCCGCGTGGCCAATGCCCTGCTGGCGGGCGAACCCGTGCCCACCGCTGTGGCGTGGGTGGCCGATGCCGACGCCCTGGCCGTGGCCGCGCGCCACATTGCCGCGGAGCCGCCGCCGGCCGCTCCCGCGCCGATGCCGGAACTCCCCGCACTGCCGGAGTTGCCAGACCTGTCGTTCGCGCCCGCGGCGCCGGTGGCGGCAGCTCCCGCCGCAGAGCTGGAACTGCCGTCCCAGCTGCCGGCGGAAGCTGCAAAGCCCGAAGCCGACGACGACTTCGCATCGACCGATTTCCTCGACTTCGAATCCAGGCCGACGCCGGCCGCCGAACCGCTGGAGACCCTGGCCGACAGCGCTGATTTCGATTTCCTGGCGCCCGCAAAGGCCCAGCCGCCGGTCCAATCCATCGCTCGATTCACGGCAGAACCCGCCGGCGAGTCCACGCCCGAAATCGCCACGCCCGAATCGCCGACCCTGGACGGGCTGCCCGACCTCGACTGGACGACCGAAGTCGTGCCGGCGAGCGCGGACGAGCCCGTGACGCTTGCCGAGGAACCGGCACCAGTGCCCGCGGAAGAGCCCGCTGCGGTGCCGGCAGAAGAACCCGTGGCCGCCCCGGCCTTGCTGCTGGAGGCTGAAGAATCCGCGGCTGACGAAGCACCGCCCGCGGCTGTGGAGCCCGCGCCCGCGCCCCTCGCCGCCGAAGAAACCACCGAAGCAGCCGCTGCCTCCGGTGCCGAAGACCAGGTCAAGGTCATCGGGCCGCTGCGCATCGGCATTGCGCTCTACAACGTCTACCTGAACGAGGCCGACGAGTGGTCCAGGCAGCTCGCCACCGAAGTGGGCGAGTGGGCGCTCGAATCGCACGAGCGGCTGTCCGACTCGGCCATTGCCCTGGCGCATTCGCTGGCCGGCAGTTCCGCCACCGTGGGCTTCCACAGCCTGTCGGGCATGGCCCGCCTGCTCGAAGCCGCGCTGCAGCATCTGCAGATGCAGGGCAGCGGCTCGCGCGAGCAGGGCGTGGTGCTGGTGGCCGCAGCCGACGAGTTGCGCCGCCTGCTGCACCAGTTTGCGGTCGGTTTCCTGCGCGAGCCGTCCGAAGGCACGCTGCAGGCGCTGCGCGACATCGCCGCCGCGCCCATGCCGGCCGAAGCCGCCGCGCGCATTGAAACCCGGCCGCTCCAGCACCTGGTGGCGCAGGGCAGCGTGGCCGACGTGGCGCTGGACGATTCCGAAGACGCAATCGACATGGTCGATGCGGTCGACGTCGACCTGTTCCCGATCTTCGAGGAAGAGGCGGCGGAGCTGCTGCCCCAGCTGGGCGAGGCGCTGCGCCAGTGGGCGCACCACCCCGACGACAGCGCGCCCCGCGCCTCGGTGCTGCGCACGCTGCACACGCTCAAGGGCAGCGCCCGGCTGGCCGGCGCCATGCGCCTTGGCGAGCGCGCGCACCGCATGGAGTCCGAGATCGAAGTGCTGGGCACCCAGGGCGGCGCCGACCGGGTCGAAATCGAAAAGCTGCTCACGCGCCTCGATGCGTTGCAGGCCACCTTCGACGCCCTGCGCGCCGCCGACGATGCCACGCAGGCCGAAGTGGCCCAGCTGGTGGCGACGGCATCGGTGACCTCGCCTGGCGTCCAGCTGGTGCAGGTTCCTGCCGAGTCGGGCGTGTCCGCCAACGACGAGACACTGGCCGCCGGCGAGGAGGACGCCAGCCCGGCAGCGGAAGCCGCCGCCGCGCCATCGCTGCTGCCGCGGCCCGCCCCCGCGCTGCTGGTGCCGCTGCGTGCGGTGTCGAGCCAGGCCGTGCGCATCCGCACCCAACTGCTCGACCGCCTGGTGGCGCAGACCGGCGAGGTCATCATCACGCGCTCGCGCCTCGAGGCCGAGCTAGGCCAGCTGCGCGGCTCGCTCTCCGACCTCACGGGCAATCTCGACCGCCTGCGCCAGCAGTTGCGCGACATCGAGGTGCAGGCCGAAAGCCAGATGCAATCGCGCCTGGCGCAAGCCAAGGATTCGCAGCAGAGCTTCGACCCGCTCGAATTCGACCGCTTCACCCGCGTGCAGGAACTCACGCGCATGATGGCCGAGTCGGTGAACGACGTGGCCACCGTGCAACGCACGCTGCAAAAGACGGTGCAGGCCACGGAAGACGATCTCAGCGTGCAGGCGCGCCAGACGCGCGAACTGCAGCGCGGCCTGCTGCGCACGCGCATGGTGGAGTTCGAGGGCATTTCCGACCGCCTCTACCGCGTGGTGCGCCAGGCATCGAAAGACACCGGCAAGCAGGTGCGCCTGGACATCATCGGCGGCTCCATCGAAATGGACCGCGGCGTGCTCGACCGCATGACGCCCGCCTTCGAGCACCTGCTGCGCAATTGCGTGGCGCACGGCATCGAGGACCCGGCCGCGCGTGAAAAAGCCGGCAAGGACGCCAACGGCCTGATCGTGATCGACCTGCACCACGAGGGCAACGACGTCTCGGTGAGCTTCCGCGACGACGGCGCGGGCCTCGACCACGGCCGCATCGCCGAGCGCGCCCGCACGCTCGGTCTGCTCGCGCCCGGCCAGGAACTGACGCCCGAGGAAGCCACCGAGCTGATCTTCAAGCCCGGCTTCTCGACCGCCGGACAGGTGTCCGAGCTGGCCGGCCGCGGCATCGGCATGGACGTGGTGCGCGCGCAGATCGCGGCGCTCGGCGGCCGCATCGAGACGCACAGCGCTGCAGGCCAGGGCACCACCTTCAAGCTGGTGCTGCCGCTCACCACCGCGGTGACGCACGTGGTGATGCTGCGCGCCGGCGAGGTGTCGATCGGCGTGCCGTCGAACCTGGTCGAGCTGGTGCAGCGCGTGAGCAGCACCGAGCTCGAAGCCGCCTACCTGCACAACAGCCATCCGTTCGGCAGCGAGCAGGTGCCGTTCTACTGGGCCGGCGCATTGCTGCAGGCCTCCGCGCGCAGCGAGCATGCCACGAGCAGGAACAACACCGTCGTGATCGTGCGCAGCGCGGCGCAGCGGGTGGCCCTGCACGTGGACGAAGTGCTGGGCAACCAGGAAGTCGTGGTCAAGAACCTCGGGCCGCAGCTGGCTCGGCTGCCGGGCCTGGCGGGCATCTCGGTGCTGGCTTCGGGCGCGGTGGCGCTCATCTACAACCCGGTGGCCGTGGCTGCGGTGCATGGCGACCAGGCGCGCGAGCGCCAGGCCGCCGCGCTGGTGGCACCGGCGCATGTCGCCGGCGCCGACCAGGGCGCGCCGCGGGAGCCGTTGCCGATGCTGGCCCCCGTGGCGCCGCAGGTGCCGCTGGTGCTGGTGGTCGACGACTCCATCACCGTGCGCCGCGTGACGCAGCGCCTGCTGCAGCGCGAAGGCTATCGCGTGTCGCTCGCGGCCGACGGCCTGCAGGCGCTCGAACGCCTGCAGCAGGAGCGCCCGGCGGTGGTGCTGTCGGACATCGAGATGCCGCGCATGGACGGCTTCGACCTGGCGCGCAACATCCGCGCGGACGACTCGATGGCGGGCCTCCCGATCATCATGATCACCTCGCGCATCGCCGAGAAGCACCGCGACTACGCGCGCACGCTGGGCGTGAACCACTACCTCGGCAAGCCATACTCGGAAGAAGAACTGCTGCGCCTGGTGCGCAGCTACACCAGCGAGCCCGCCGCGCTGGCGGCGGCCTGA
- a CDS encoding aspartate carbamoyltransferase catalytic subunit, whose amino-acid sequence MLYKRNPQLNKNGELIHLLSIEGLPKDIVTHILDTAANFTSVSDREVKKVPLLRGKSVFNLFFENSTRTRTTFEIAAKRLSADVINLDIARSSATKGESLLDTIANLSAMAADLFVVRHSESGAPYLIAQHVAPHVHVVNAGDGRHAHPTQGLLDMYTIRHYKKDFANLTVAIVGDVLHSRVARSDIHALTTLGCAEVRVVGPKTLVPADMAGMGVRVCHTLEEGIRDCDVIIMLRLQNERMSGALLPSSQEFFKTYGLTPEKLQLARPDAIVMHPGPINRGVEIDSAVVDGKQSVILPQVTFGIAVRMAVMSIVAGNEA is encoded by the coding sequence ATGCTCTATAAGCGAAATCCCCAGCTCAACAAGAACGGCGAACTGATCCACCTGCTGTCGATCGAGGGCCTGCCCAAGGACATCGTCACGCACATCCTCGACACCGCCGCCAACTTCACGAGCGTGAGCGACCGCGAGGTGAAGAAGGTGCCGCTCTTGCGCGGCAAGAGCGTGTTCAACCTGTTCTTCGAGAACTCGACGCGCACCCGCACCACCTTCGAGATCGCGGCCAAGCGGCTGTCGGCCGACGTCATCAACCTGGACATCGCGCGCTCCTCGGCCACCAAGGGCGAGTCGCTGCTCGACACCATTGCCAACCTGAGCGCGATGGCGGCCGACCTGTTCGTGGTGCGCCACAGCGAGTCGGGCGCGCCCTACCTGATCGCGCAGCACGTGGCGCCGCACGTGCACGTGGTGAATGCCGGCGACGGCCGCCATGCGCACCCGACGCAGGGGCTGCTCGACATGTACACGATCCGCCACTACAAGAAGGATTTTGCGAACCTCACGGTTGCGATCGTCGGCGACGTGCTGCACTCGCGCGTGGCGCGCTCCGACATCCATGCGCTCACCACGCTCGGCTGCGCCGAGGTGCGCGTGGTCGGCCCCAAGACGCTGGTGCCCGCCGACATGGCCGGCATGGGCGTGCGCGTGTGCCACACGCTCGAAGAGGGCATCAGGGACTGCGACGTGATCATCATGCTGCGCCTGCAGAACGAACGCATGAGCGGTGCGCTGCTGCCCTCGTCGCAGGAGTTCTTCAAGACCTACGGCCTCACGCCCGAGAAGCTGCAGCTGGCCAGGCCCGATGCGATCGTGATGCATCCGGGGCCCATCAACCGCGGCGTGGAAATCGACTCCGCCGTGGTCGACGGAAAGCAGAGCGTGATCCTCCCGCAGGTCACCTTCGGCATCGCGGTCCGCATGGCGGTCATGAGCATCGTCGCAGGTAACGAAGCATGA